The genome window cttattatatttttggcgtatatcactttataactattgcataaatgcatatgtattgtgatgtccttggatttgtgcaatgggaatcggatcgtgatgagatcacgataatgagatcgattcacctttaaacacatatcctaaataatcccggtcataggttactcaagagggacatcgtgataaccggatagactggtgtgctgtatacccgtccatatgatggatgcagctggtctcatagctgctcgtgtagggacactagggatacagtacaggtgctcattggagaatgagttcactgattgatccgcttacggaatgctggatggttgatgatgccttattgtcagacaacgattccgtagtcctagtggtgtatctggttcttagacttgagacaccaaggatgtcctgtatgagtgctccactctttgataccagacttataggtttggctgttcccagatctagtacagctggtcattgggagtggtagtcgaccttacgagggctattgagtgtcgatagaggatcatccactctcggtatcatgagaggaatatcccatgtgttcttgctcagacaaatccctggccagggtcattcgggttgagagagaaagagttctccgggagaatctgattagagcgagactcgagtagaaaccgtatgggtctgacagcaccatgctcgatatacggtctctgggatattagatggatgagggactataggtacatggtaactgaggacagacaggtccaatggattggattcccctgtatcgtctggggactatggcgtagtggcctagtacttccgtagtcgatgagtcgagtgaattattacagagataataattcacttagttagaaggagttctgacaggtatgactcacggccagctcgatattgggcctagagggtcacacacatatggtaggcattgcgatgagtagaggttcggatatgagatatccgacggagcccttgtcttattggatgcagatccaatacccactagggaaaggacccattagggttttgacacgggatctctataaataggagggattcacagcctcataggctagagtctttgcttgcccttcctattctcctctccctctccacctcagagtaggcctggagttttgaggagcatcgtcgcaaccctgctgtgtggatcaccgctagagaggaggacgcttgacctccttcaccctctcctgaggatctgcaaggaaacagggatatacgatctccctaggtaacaaaatctctatacgcagttttgtgttttgcggattttgcgcaccaatcttcgcacgacgacgaacatctttttgggaataggggatttttgttttcttgttcttccgctgcgcatatgatgtcgccccctatgatttcccaatagtagcGAGGCAATGCCACCCCCTCCCACAGTCAGGGGTTTATAAAGAAGAAACTCGTTGCCCCCAAGTTGACGTTTGGGCTCCCCGAGGAAAGAGATGATCGCAACACTTAAAACCTATCATAACTCCCAGATTCCCTAGTCTCGATGCTCCCGCCAGAAGCCGCTTATGATAGGAAGTCTCCTGCCAGAAGCCGCTCGTGACAGGAAATCTCCCGCCGGAAGCCACTCGTGACGGGAAGTTTCCCACCAGGACCTACGTTACCATGCTCGACACGAGCACTCGAACATGCGCGTACACTACCACATGTGCATTTCAGTGCGCCGCCCAACGACCCCCTGACTAGTGACTTGTCAGTCCCAAACCTAAGCCCGAGTTCATTCGCTCGACCAACAGGTtcaatctttgcccgagtcgccCAGTTTGGTCCCTCGACCAGTGACTCATCAGtctcaaacctgagcccgagtttagTCGCTTGGCCAATAggttcagtctttgcccgagtcgtgcAGCTTGGTCCCCTGACCAGTGACTCGTTAgtcccaaacctgagcccgagttcagtcACTCAACTAACAGGTtcaatctttgcccgagtcgcgtaGTTCAGTCCCCCGACTAGCGACTTGTCAGTCTCAAACCTGAGCCAAAGTTCAGTTGCCCGACCAATAGGtttagtctttgcccgagtcgcgtaACTCAGTCCCCCGACCAGCGACTCGTCAATCTCAAACATGAGCCCAAGTTCAGTCACTCAACCAATAGGTtcaatctttgcccgagtcgcatAGTTCGGTCTCCCGACCAGTGACTCATCAGtcttaaacctgagcccgagttcagtcGCTCGACTAATAGGTTCAGTCTGTGCATGAGTCGTGCAGCTCGATCTCCCAGCCAACAGGTTCAGTCTTCATCCGAGTCGCGCAGCTCGGTCCCCCAACTAGTGACTCGACAGTCCCAAACCTAAACCCAAGACCAATCGCTCGGCCAATAGGTTCAGTCTTTGTCCGAGTCATGCAGCTCGGTCCCCTGACTAACAACTCGACAGTCCCAAACCTGGACCTTAGGCCAATCGCTTGGTCAACAGGTTCAGTCTTTGTCCGAGTCACACAGTTCGATTCCCCGATCAGCGACTCCTTAATCCCAAACCTGGGCTCAAGTTCAATCGCTCAGCCAACAGGTTCAGTCTTTGTCCGAGTTGCATAGTTCGGTTCCCTGACCAATGACTCGTCAGTCCCAAACCTGGGTCCGAGGTTAatcactcggccaacaggttcaGTCTTTGTCTGAGTCGCACAGTTTGATTCCCTGACCAACGACTCATTAATCCCAAACCTAGGCCTGAGATCAACCGCTCGGCCAACAGGTTTAGTATTTGCCCAAGTCGCACAGTTCGGTCCCCCGACCAGTGACTCGTCAGTCCCAAACCTGGGCCCAAGGTCAATCGCTCGGCCAACAGGTTCAGTCTTTGCCAAAGTCACATAGTTCGGTCCCCCGACTAGCGACTCGTCAGTCTCAAACCTGAGCCCAAGTTTAGTCACTCGGCCAACAGATTCAATCTTTGCCTGAGTCACATAGTTCAGTCCCCCGACCAATGACTCGTCAGTCTCAAACCTGAGCCTGAGTTTAATCGCTCAGCCAATAGATTTAGTCTTTGCTCGAGTCACACAGCTCGGTCCCCCGGCCAACCAGTTCAGCCTTTGTTTGAGTCACACAGTTTGGTCCCCTGACCAACGACTTGACAGTCTCAAACTTGGACCCGAGGCTAATCGCTTGACCAACAGGTTCGGTCTTTGTTTGAGTTGCGCAGCTCGGTCCACCAACCATCGACTCGACAGTCCCAAACCTGGACCCGAGGTCAATCACTTGGTCAACAGGTTCAGTCTTTGTCCGAGTTGTGCAGTTCGGTTCCCCAACCAGTGACTTATCAATCCCAAACCTGGGCCCGAGGTCAATCTCTCGGCCAACAGGTTCAACCTTTGCCCAAGTCGCCTAGTTCGGTCCCCCGATCAGTGACTCGTTAGTCCCAAACCTGGGTCCGAGGTCAATCGCTTGACCAATAGATTCAGTCTTTGTCCGAGTCGCACAGTTCGGTTCCCTGACTAGCGACTCGTCAGTCCCAAACCTGGGCTTGAGGTCAATCGCTCAGCTAATAGGTTCAGTCTTTGCCCAAGTCGCGCAGTTCGGTTCCCCAACCAACGACTCGTCAGTCCCAAACCTGGGCCTGAGGTCAATCGCTCGGCCAATAGGTTTAGTCTTTGCCCAAGTTGCGCAGTTCGGTACCCCGACCAGTGACTTGCCAGTCCTAAACCTAGGCCCGAAGTCAATCGCTTAACCATTAGGTTCAGTCTTTACCTGAGTCATGCAGTTCGATCCCTCGACCAGTGACTCGTAAGTCCCGAACCTATGGTCGAGGTCAGTCACTCGGCCAGCAGGTCCAGTCTCCACCCAACATCAAATCAACCCGGCCGCCCCTCGCAAGCGATTGATCTATACGCAGCACTCCTACAAGCCAAGCGCGCCCCTCGCCCTCTTGCAAGGATCTTGTGGCACGTCTCGGTGGGAGGGAGGGTGTTGGGGggtagggggagaagtgataaggtatattttggactCCAGTCACGTCGCCACCCGCGCCCTTGTCACATCGGCACGAGGGGGGACCCTCGCATGCCAAGTCAGAAGCCATGCCGAGGCACCCCTCGGTACGTCccgtcccggaaagctcgggacgatGCCGCTTGGTGCCGTTCCACGCATTCCGGGACGACGACCGTACAAAGGTACCACCTCACCCCTCGGGGATCGATTACTGCGCCAAACCCGTGTACGGCCGGTCTTCGCATagtagtataaaaacccctgACCGACATCTGGCTAggggagagaaaaaaaaggagaatcaATCACTAACTTAGTCATCGAGGGGCCAAAATCGGGAACTTCCCGACGAGGGCCTTCTGTGCAGGAGCGCTACCACCCTCAGAAGTGCGACTACCCCGACCGAAAGACACCCTCCCCGAAGACGACGCTAGTGCCCCGACCGAGAAGCACCTCCCCTCAAATGACGTCGGCACCCCGACTTGCGGATGAAGCCACTCTTGATGCCTTGCCCAACCGATCGCAAACTCCCGACATCGATCTGTAGATCGAGCCGTGTTGACTCATCCGTCATCAGTTCACCAACATTCTGACTCTGTCACACTACTGTGAGATTGATACTGAAACTCCAAAGAAGAAATGCCAAGTGAATACTAAACACGCACAGAAAGACACAAGAATTGGCTGAGACTGGTGACCATCTTCTGCTTTGCCTAATGATCCAGTAAAATGCATCAGAATATGGAGGTAATATATGATTGATTACCTTTCCAATTTGCAcccccaatatatatatatatataagaagaagaagaagaagaagaagaagaagaaaaaggattgTCGCGTATATTGGTGGATTGCATTATTCATCTCTTTTCTCACACAAGCCTTACGATGTCAGAATGTGCCTGAATCAGATCACGCGAAGCTAAAactgaaatgaaaataatttgatttataCAAAATCCTGAATATGGTACAGCTTAGGAATTTGATGATTACCTCTGAACGTTCAAGTTTAGTGTTGCTCATCTCTCATTTTCACTCGATTTCAGCAGTAAATGAATACCACAAACTTCTTTGTTGTCTTTTTTTCACGTTCATTTCGTAGTACAAAAAAAGAAGTTCAAATTTACAGAACCTGTAATGCATGCGGTTTGAAATCAGTGAGCTCCTGGTGCATCTTTCATGCTAATATTCAAACTATTCCGCATTCTCTGCATGGTTATTCTTCCATGCCCCATGTTTCCCTTTTGCATCATAGCAACAAACTCACCATAGTCGATACGACCATCCTGAGACATGAAATCAGTATCGTTGAGTTCTTAGAAGTAATGCAAATTTTTCTAGTCTAGAAGATTAAGATACAAGTAAAGGAACTGTCAAATTAAGCCGCTCGATCAAAATTCGATAACCTTCAAAGAGATGGCATAATGAGTTTGACTATGGAAAACCCACAATGCACAAAGCATATAGAACTCATGCATAAATCTAATATAGTAAgagattttaagaaaaaaaaagaaaaagaaattctcCATCCTGTTGCTTAGTCATGAGCCAGGGTTAGCATATGCAGATGGTTAAAACAGAGCTCATCTCCAAACAGATCAACTATATCTTGGTAACAACAAAAATGTCCTGATATTGAGAGATCTGCTACCAATTTCCAGGTGGCAAACAACATTATAATGGTAACTTATGAGAAGATCCAATAAAATGATCTTATTGTTCATGCGAAAGGGGGAGATAAAGGAAGCAATAAGCAAAAGATCTTATGTCTAGCACAAATAATGCAAGTCAAACAAGCAACATAATTAAATCTTAATGTGTCAAGTATAACATATGATCAATGGAAAATAAGACAAACTACAAAACATTCTGCTAACTAGAGTAAATTAAGTGCCCGATCTGTTGGCTGGTAACCATGAATAGCACTCCAGCACTCAGACTAATATCACAACTTGGAGCTCTACTTTTATTAGAGAGATTGAAGAAGAATTACTTACATTATCCTGATCAACTTCTCTAATAATATCATCAATCTGAACATCAGTCATATTGTGGTCCTTACAAGCTTGCTGAAGTTCGTCGACTGTAATATAACCACTTCCATCCTTGTCAAAGTAAGAAAATGCTGCCACTAAATGCTCTTCACGCTCTAGTTTGTTTAGATGTATTGTTGCGGCTACAAATTCCCCGTAATCAATGGTGCCACTGTTGTCCACATCAGCCTAAATTTCAAATGAATTGGTCATTCAAATTACAGAAGATATATCAACTCCTTCCATGACAACCATCAATGTGAATAAAATGTACATTAGTTTCAGATAGATCAAATTGCTAGGTGAATTCAGAAACAACAAAAGCATCATTAGTTGTAGTCTAAGTCAGGAATTTGTTTCTTCTGCTGTTCGTGTATCtatcttttttagttttaaataaaGCATTAAAAAGACATAATAATTCAGATGCAGCATTACTAGTAAACTTGAGCGATTGCATGCTAAAACAACTTAAAAAAGGATGTTGCCTATTGAACATGGAAAGGTCCTCAGGCTACCCCAAAACCATCATCAGGCTGCTTTGTGATTTTGAGTACGCTGAAGTTATTGTCTTCTAGCACACAAAGCTTAAATTAGGTTCAGGCTTATCTTGGGAATCCAATAAACCATATTGTCTTGTAGCACACCAAGCTTAGCAAGGTGCTCTTTTGAAACTCGGGTGGAGAGGGTCCGAGTCATGAAAACCACCTCCTTGCTTGCATGAGATGAGGCTGTATATATTGACCTATCTCCATACCTTATATTGGTAGAAGCCTTGTACAGTAAATCACCCTTTTGAACACTACTCGAAAAATTGCTTCAAACTACATCACCCTTTCGAAAATTATTACGTATATATCTTAGACTAAATTATATCACTAGTTCTATCTATTAACTTGAACACTTAATTTAACTTAATAATTCCAATAATTGCTTTCCACAATTACTTTTCTTAATTCCATATCTAATATAACTATAGATGAAATTTAGAAGCCTAGATGATACACTTACAGCATCCATGAGGGAACGGATTTCAGATTCCTTCAAATTTGAACCGTATAGTCTGAGACCCTCTTTTAGCTCATCAAACGTGATTGCACCACTGCTGTCGGTATCCATTGCTTGGAACATTTCTTTAAGTCCAGCAATCTCCTCCTCTGAAAGGCTCTCAGCTATTACCTGGTACAATTATGAAAAATACGAGAcatttattttcaataagaatgaatatcattgaaaaataaTTGATCTTTGATGAATTTTGAGGACAATTATAAAAATTGAACACTCTCAATAAGAACCTTAAACTAAAGTTTGCGAATGGACAATGCAATTACACATCAAATGCAATACAAGCATAAGTATATTAAGAACAAGAGAAGTTGTAGTTTCCCTTGTCACTTGCGGTGAAGGAACACAATCAATTAATCTCCTATCTCTCAACTAAGAACTAATAAACCCTaaccagcaaaaaaaaaaaggggcagagattatagaatatattttttgcaataaaaaaaattgatggttTCAAAAACTAACAAAGGATCATACATGTTTAAAATTAATAGATATTATCAAATTCATACTCATGATCAATAATTGCCTTTTGGTGCACTTATCCTGTGTTGGTTGTTGGGAACACTGGCATGAACCAGTTGGATGATATGGCTCTAGCCAGTCATATTGCAAACTGTGTACACCCATGGCATGATAGGAGATACTCAACCAGTACTTGAGAAGAGTGGTACGATAAGATTAGTACTCTTGATAATACCATGGTAACTAAATCAATGCTCAAATACCAAATCTAGTGACAATAGTCTCTAGTAATAACTGAGGGAACAGTAAGAATTGTATGTCCACTCAGTTCCTTAAGTAATCAATAAAAAATACCAGAAAATAGTCAAAAGTTTGCAGCACCATGATTGAGagcagtttttttcttttttaactaaCAGAGGTTGGTTCATCAACACATGCAAAAGAGACTCTGACAAATTGTCCACAAGTAGTGTCATAATACACTCAGAATGCAGGATGCGGCTGTAAGTCACTTCGTGGCTACAGAAATCTtgtaattaacataatctcatgATACCAGTTTAAGCCAGCAAAATGATTTATGTCAATAGtcattaaaaatataatagatACAACATTTAaggaaaaacaacaacaacaacaacagcttcATAAAAATTCCAAGTAATAGAGGTATTTCCACATTGGGGGATATCTCACTGTGCCATACTTATCTCCCCAACTCAACTAATGATTTTGCGAAGGAGACTAAACAATTATGTGAAAACATGCAAATAAATTCTTATTCAAGTATTTCAGCAAAACAGAAAACTCTCTGTTTTGTATGAGTGGGTTGATTATATCTGCATGAAGACGATAAATCCAGTAAAACTATAATGAAAAACAACAAATTATTGAAAATGAACCTTAGTTCACATTGGATAAAACTTTTTAAACAATATATGAGTTGATTCACGAatatctgtcagaacttcttACTCAGAAGAATATATGGACTTACTCTTAAAGCCATCTTCTTCAACTTATTCATTGCTGAGAATTGTTTAAGCCGAGAGAGTACAGCTGGATCCAGTGCTTGGTCTGGAGCAACACCATTTTCACATATCCACGGGTGACCTAAGAATGAGCGTAATTCAAAGCATTATCATTAAACAATATTTTCAGTTAGGTTTGCAGGCTTTTCCACATTATACATGTTTGCAGATAATAATTAATCTCTTGTGCAATATGCTTGGCTCATGGTTAGTTAAGTTAAATTCACTCATAAGAATAGATAATTTGGACAAGATCAGAGAAAGGTCAATGGAACACAGATGCAAAATAAGTTGTCAATTTATGCAACACAATATAAATTGATGAAAATGTTCACCAAAATAAGAGCATTTGTGCCTTGTTAAAAGTTGGTGCTCAAGATTTGAGATAGTGATAATTTATCGCAAACAACATATTCATGATTATCATGAAACAGATGACGTACAAAGTACTTCGTGAGCTGTTAGGCGATCTGAAGGTCGAGAGCAGAGCATTTTTCTTATGAGGTCCTTTGCACTATCAGAGATCATTGGCCATGGTTCTGAGTCAAAGTCAATGACTCCCTTCAAAACTGCATCAAATATTCCTTGTTGTGTTTCTGAAAAACAGGCACAATTCAGTCCTAGGAATTCACAAAATTTTGTAAAAGCACAAATAAGAACTATACCTGCCCAAAAGGGTGGCACCCCACTCAACAATATGTATAGTATCACCCCAGCTGTCCAGACATCAGCTTCTGGTCCGTAGTGCTTGCATAGTACCTCAGGAGCTACATAATATGGACTGCCAACAACGTCTGTAAAGATCTGGCCTGAAATTGCAAGAGAACCAAGTTAATGTTGATAGAACCTAAATTAAGAACAACATCATTTGCCTGTATAACCAATAGAAGATATAGTAATAGAACTCAACCTTCGGCTTATAGTCATGGATCGCATCAGCAAGAAAACAGATTAATGGCATCTGAAATAAGCTTGgaggaaaatatatatatgaaaaggGCAAGAAATCTGCTCGGATTAATTCCTAGTCAATTATAGAAGGGTTCATGATTGTGCTGTGTCAATTTATCATTTTTAGGCTTAGCCCCTCTCTGGatgaagaaaaacaaagaaatctGGCCTCGTAAGGAATTCTACGATGCAGTAGATGAGGCGTAAGAGTCATTCTAAATGCTTCAAGCATTATCCAGTTAAATGAGGATTGTTAAGTAAATTTTGTATTTGGTGATGCAGATTCAAAGGATCTCAAGACTATGCTAACCATTTCTAGCAATTCAGTACCGCATTATGCACACAACAAAACAATTAATGGTGTTTCAGCAAACGAAAGATCCAGTAGCTTATTCGAGCCATGTTGCCACTGCCACCGGGAACAGTAAATTTACTGAAGGCATATCAGAGGTGTTTGATTATTCCTACTGAGCTATGCATATAGTGCTACCGAGCTATGCATCAACAAGACACTGCAACAACATGAATTCCAAAAATTAGGATCGCAGAACATTTTAATGAAATTAAACATGTGATGATATGGAACCAACAACAGCAGAATCAGATATTATTAGCAATGCTGGTAGATAATTGACAACATCAGACAGATCAAAATGATCATTCGACTCCAGTTCCAAAAGGGCGAGTACCAATCATCAAGCGTTCTTGCTTACCGGGCTTGAAGAAGACGGAGAGCCCAAAGTCTATGGCCTTGAGCGAGGAGTCGTCGTCCCTATTAGCCAGCAAGAAGTTCTCTGGCTTGAGGTCCCTGTGCATAACCCCCAGCGAGTGGCACGCCTCGACGACCCCGACGATGATCCTGGTCAGCTCGGCGGCCTTGAGCTCGCTGTAGTGCCCCCGCTGTATGATGCGGTCGAAGAGCTCCCCGCCCTCGCACAGCTCCATCACGATGTGCACGTACAGTGGGTCCTCGTACGCGCCCTTGATGGTGACCACGTTCTTGTGCCCCGACAGGTGGTGCATGATCTGGATCTCCCGCCTCACGTCCTCCACGTCCTCCTTGGCGATCAGCTTTCGCTTGGAGATGGACTTGCAGGCGTACTCCCTCCCCGTGGCCACCTCGGTGCACAGGTACGTAGTGCCGAACTGGCCCTGCCCCAACTTGCGGCCGAGGGTGTAGAGGTCGCGGAGGTTGGCGGTCCTGTGGCCGAGGACCCAGGTGGCGCTGCCGTCGCCGCTGCGCCGCATGGCGCCGTCACGATCGGGCTTTGCTGCCGGCTGCGGGGGCTCGTCCGGGTCGAGGTGGGAGAAGGACAGGTGGTAGCGAGGGGTGCCGTCGGAGGACGAGCAAGAGGAGGACCGGTCGGTAGGCCCGCTGTAGCTGGGAAAGTACCTGCTTCCTACTAACGATCCGCCACGGCAGGTGTTGCCCATCTAACGACGACGGGATCACCTACGAGCACAACGTTAACACTGAAAAGATCACCATGATTTCACTGAAACCATGGACGTTGTGCTTGATTTcttagagggagagagagagagagacgaggaaAGCGGAggagatcgatttgccttttgCGAATGGTTGGTTCTTTGGTTTCTATGGTTTGGTCTACGTGAATGCAGAAGGTGGGGAGGAAAGGAAGGGGGACAACGTCGACGCCCTTCGAAGCCTGAGCTTGCCTTATGACCAGGAATTAGGATGAAGACCAAGTTAAATTTGGAGCGATCTCGTCTGTCTCTATTAGAACCATTTGGTGTGCTAATTTACGGTCAACGGTCAAATTCAACGGAGACCGGTCAACCGACATCACGGAAAAGCCATGCAACACCAAACAGCTAAATCCACCACTCCCGATACTCTTTTCTTTACGGCTCCCCAAAACCCCATCCAAACCCTAATCCTTGCCTTATCGATCTCCGTCCTCGATTCGATCCCCGTACTCCGTCTGCCATCCCCGCCGGAGCCCTCCCATGAGTCATCCATAGCCAAGTCTCGGTCTTTGATCCCCTGGATGCTTCGATCCCGTAGAGCCGAATCACTCCTCAAGCGGCCGGCGCTTCGatccgtaaagatcttaactcgtCTGTCAAACTGCGGCAGTTTGCCTCTCGCCGCCGCCTTCTCCTCCGCCGATGCCTTGAATGAGGACATACGTTGCGTCGTCGAACCCAAGGTTCGTCCCGTTCCCCATCTCCTTTCGCAGAGTTCGTGCGGGTCGGCTTCTCGCGTCGCGCGGAAGCTGCGGTGTGTGAGAGGGAAGCCCGAGGTTGCCCTCGCGTTCTTTAAGGACAGCGTGGCCCTCGGGTTCCGCCACGACCACTCCACCTACTCGGCGATCGTCAGAATCTTAGCGGAGTCCCATTGTCACAAACAATTGGTGACTTTCTTCTGCGATTTGATATCTTCTGGCAGGGAGCATGGTTTCGAAGTACCGGCCCTTTTTGATGCCCTTGCACGTCAACTGATCGATTCGAGCTTGTTGACGTGTGCAGTCGATGCTATGATCGAAGCATGCACATTCTGTTTGACGCCTGAAAAGGCTGTGTATATGTTTTCCCAGCTGAATTCGTCGGGGTTTATCCCATCGGCATGGTCCTGTGTCGTTCTTCTGAAGTTTATCACTGAAGATGGCGACTTGGAGACTGTAATGGCAGTTTATGATCAGATGAAGAAATTAGGGACTAGTGTAGCTGCTAATTTATCTTCAGTGGTGATCAAGGCTCTCTTTCAAGCAGGGAAGTTAGATGATGCACTTCAAATTTTGGAGGAAGTCAAGGAATCTGGACTAGAACCTTCTCCAATCATCTACTCGGATGTTATAGAAGGCTTGTGCGCTTGTGGGAGATATGAAGCGGGTCATGCAATACTTGAAGAAACAGTAAGAAATGGTATTGATGTGAATGTTTTCACCTATAATAAGGTGATTGATGGACTGTCTCAAGGTAGGAGACTACAGGAAGCTGAAAAGCTTTTAAAAGAGATGATAAAAAGAGGTGTGCGCCCAGATACATTTAGCTACGGAATTCTTATTCGAGGTTACTGTGACACAGGCAATCTGATAAGAGCTCTGGATATGTATGAGGAAATGGTGACTCACAGCATCAAACCAGATGCCACCATTATAAGCTTTCTCCTTCATTGCTTCTGCAAATTGGGTATGGATTTTGAAGCAATAGAGTTCTTCCAGAAATTTAAGGACTCAGGGCTTCATGTTGATGAAGTTCTGTATGATATCATTATTATCGCACActgcaagctgggaagaatgagAGATGCAGCGGAATTGCTTAAAGAAATGAAGAGTAAGGGGTTGAATCCTGACAAGATCCACTACACAAATTTAATAAATGGTTATTGTCGCAAAGGAGAAATGTATAATGCCCAGAAGGTGTTTGCTGATATGGTGAAGAAGGATGTTGAGCCTGATCTTTTTACTTACAATGTATTAGCCAGTGGGTTTTGTAGGAATGGATTTGTTAAGGAGGCATTTGATCTACTGGATTATATGTTGGATAGAGGCATAGAGCCGAATGCTCTCACCTATAGTGTGGCAATCGATGGTCTATGTAGAGGTGGCAAGCTAAAGGAGGCAGAAATACTTTTTAAAATACTGGAAGAGAGGAAAATTGCACAATGTGCTGTTCTTTTCA of Musa acuminata AAA Group cultivar baxijiao chromosome BXJ2-3, Cavendish_Baxijiao_AAA, whole genome shotgun sequence contains these proteins:
- the LOC135607459 gene encoding pentatricopeptide repeat-containing protein At2g26790, mitochondrial-like isoform X2 — its product is MRTYVASSNPREHGFEVPALFDALARQLIDSSLLTCAVDAMIEACTFCLTPEKAVYMFSQLNSSGFIPSAWSCVVLLKFITEDGDLETVMAVYDQMKKLGTSVAANLSSVVIKALFQAGKLDDALQILEEVKESGLEPSPIIYSDVIEGLCACGRYEAGHAILEETVRNGIDVNVFTYNKVIDGLSQGRRLQEAEKLLKEMIKRGVRPDTFSYGILIRGYCDTGNLIRALDMYEEMVTHSIKPDATIISFLLHCFCKLGMDFEAIEFFQKFKDSGLHVDEVLYDIIIIAHCKLGRMRDAAELLKEMKSKGLNPDKIHYTNLINGYCRKGEMYNAQKVFADMVKKDVEPDLFTYNVLASGFCRNGFVKEAFDLLDYMLDRGIEPNALTYSVAIDGLCRGGKLKEAEILFKILEERKIAQCAVLFSSMVCGYLESGCTKEAYMLFVKFSEQGTLVDEIARCRLINELCRDRDIERASAAFRLMQEMQITPDEPCYYNLVAAYCQVGDMHNAQILFDDFVHQGLSPDVILYTTLIRGYCKANCLQEACELFFQMIQRGTKPDVVAYTVMLDGYLKDTLQKGRSDYDKERWKTEVREKYSKLLNSMRDMEVKPDSVCYTALIDWHCKIDDLQDAHKLFDEMIEKGLTPDAYTYTTLISGYCNKGNIEKAEGLVEEMLNKGIQPSSLTFSILDRGSLCSKSLQIQ
- the LOC135607459 gene encoding pentatricopeptide repeat-containing protein At2g26790, mitochondrial-like isoform X1 produces the protein MLRSRRAESLLKRPALRSVKILTRLSNCGSLPLAAAFSSADALNEDIRCVVEPKVRPVPHLLSQSSCGSASRVARKLRCVRGKPEVALAFFKDSVALGFRHDHSTYSAIVRILAESHCHKQLVTFFCDLISSGREHGFEVPALFDALARQLIDSSLLTCAVDAMIEACTFCLTPEKAVYMFSQLNSSGFIPSAWSCVVLLKFITEDGDLETVMAVYDQMKKLGTSVAANLSSVVIKALFQAGKLDDALQILEEVKESGLEPSPIIYSDVIEGLCACGRYEAGHAILEETVRNGIDVNVFTYNKVIDGLSQGRRLQEAEKLLKEMIKRGVRPDTFSYGILIRGYCDTGNLIRALDMYEEMVTHSIKPDATIISFLLHCFCKLGMDFEAIEFFQKFKDSGLHVDEVLYDIIIIAHCKLGRMRDAAELLKEMKSKGLNPDKIHYTNLINGYCRKGEMYNAQKVFADMVKKDVEPDLFTYNVLASGFCRNGFVKEAFDLLDYMLDRGIEPNALTYSVAIDGLCRGGKLKEAEILFKILEERKIAQCAVLFSSMVCGYLESGCTKEAYMLFVKFSEQGTLVDEIARCRLINELCRDRDIERASAAFRLMQEMQITPDEPCYYNLVAAYCQVGDMHNAQILFDDFVHQGLSPDVILYTTLIRGYCKANCLQEACELFFQMIQRGTKPDVVAYTVMLDGYLKDTLQKGRSDYDKERWKTEVREKYSKLLNSMRDMEVKPDSVCYTALIDWHCKIDDLQDAHKLFDEMIEKGLTPDAYTYTTLISGYCNKGNIEKAEGLVEEMLNKGIQPSSLTFSILDRGSLCSKSLQIQ